The genomic segment GCGTTCAAGGCGGCCCTGGTCGCCGCCGGCCTGCCGGAGGACTTCGCGGCGCTGCTCGCCGATTCGGATATGGCGGCGGCCCAGGGCGGACTCAACGATACGAACCGCCAGCTGAGCGGGCTGATCGGCCGGCCGACGACCCCCTATCGGACCACGATCGCCGGAACGATCAGCGGGATGGCGGCCCAGGGCTGACGCTTCCGACGCGCCGATGGCCGCGGCTTCCGGGCCCAACGAAAAAGAGGCGCCCCGCGAGGAGCGCCTCATTTCTCTTCAAAGCGGGTTGCCGCCTATCAGAGCGAGCGGCTGCTGGTCCGGCCGGCGATGAAGCCGTAGATCGCCAGCACCACGCAGGCGCCGACGATGGAGCCGATGAAGCGCGCGCCCTCGTTGGGCCCGTACCAGCCGACCGCCTGACCGATGAAGGTCGCGACGAAGGCGCCGACGATGCCGAGGATCGTCGTCAGGATGAAGCCGGACGGCTCCTTGTCACCGGGCATGATGAACTTGGCGATGATGCCGGCCACGAAGCCGATGATGATGGTCCAGAGAATTTCCATGTCGTCCCAACCCCGAAAGTCGTCGTCGATCTGAAGCTCCGGCCGGAAGACTTGGCCGTATTCGGATGACAAACGCGCGAGCGACGACGCCGGTTGCCTTGGGAAATGCGGGACCGTCCAAAAAATCCGGGCCTGCGCGACCGGCCCGTCCTCCGGCATTCCAGCGCGCCGCTCGAACCCCTTTACGGGGTACCGCTCCGGGCGGCAGAAGGGTTCGCTTCCTTCACGAATCGAGACCGGCGACCCTACGATGACCATCGAACGCTACGAGACCGGCCCGCGCATGTCCCAGGCGGTCGCCCATGGCGACCTCGTGTTCCTGGCGGGTCAGGTGGCCGCCGACGTGGTCGGCACCGGCGTCACCGCACAGACGCAGCAGATCCTCGAACAGATCGACCGGCTGCTGATGGCGACGGGCAGCGACAAGGCCCGCATCCTCTCGGCGACCGTCTATCTCGCCGATATCGGGAGCTTTGCCGAGATGAACGCCGCCTGGGACGCCTGGGTCGACAAGGGGAACCCGCCCGCCCGCGCCACCGTCGAGGCGCGGCTCGCCGGGCCGGAATACCTCGTCGAGATCGTGGTCACGGCCGTCCGGGGCAAATCGTGATCCGGCGGCTTCTGCTGGGAGGGCTCGCCGCCCTCCCCCTTCTCCTCTCGGCCGGCGGGGTGCGGGCCGAGGAGCGGGTCGTCAACATCTACAACTGGTCGGACTACATCGACCCGAAGGTGCTCGACGACTTCACCAAGGAGACGGGGATCAAGGTCGTCTACGACACCTACGACAACAACGAGATCCTCGAGACGAAGCTCCTGGCCGGCAAGTCCGGCTATGACATCGTCGTGCCCTCCGGCCCCTTCCTTCAGCGCCTGATCAAGGCGGGCGTGTTTCTGCCGCTCGACAAGGCGAAGATCCCGAACCTCAAACACGCTTGGCCCGAGATCAGCACCCGGCTCCAGGCCTATGATCCGGGCAACGCGTTCGCCGTCGATTACATGTGGGGCACCACCGGCATCGGTGTGAACGTCTCGGCCGTGCGCGAGCGGCTGGGCGCCAACGCCCCCCTCAATAGCTGGAGCCTCGTGCTCAATCCCGGCTCGATCGCGAAGCTGAAGGATTGCGGGGTGATGCTCCTCGACTCCCCCGAGGATCTGATTCCCTCGATCCTACCCTTCTACGGCTTCAAGTCGGATTCGAAGCGTTGGGACGACATCACCGCGGTGACCGACGCGCTCTACAAGGTCCGCGGCGCGGTGCGGAAGTTCCACTCCTCGGAATACGTCAATGGGCTCGCCAACGGCGACGTCTGCCTCGCGGTCGGCTATTCCGGCGACGTGATGCAGGCGAAGAAGCGCGCCGAGGAATCGAAGAACGGCCTCGAGATCGCCTACTTCATTCCGAAGGAAGGTGCGCTGATGTGGTTCGACGCCTTCGCGATCCCGAAGGATGCCGCCCACCCGGCCGAAGCGCATGCCTTCATCGACTACATGATGCGCCCCGAAGTGGCGGCGGCCAACACCAACTTCGTCTCCTTCGCCAACGGCAACCTCGCCGCGCGCAAGCTCGTGAAGCCGGAGCTTCTCAATAATCCCGGCATCTACCCCGACGAGACAACGATGCAGCGGCTCTCGGTCAACACCGCCTGGAACGACTCGACCCAGCGCTTCGTCACCCGAGCCTGGACGCGGGTGCGCACCGGCCGCTAGAGCATCATCCGGAAAGGTGGTTGCCGGCTTTCGGAAAAAGATGATGCAAGAACAAAAGCTTAGAGCATCGTCCTGAATCTGATGTCCAGGACGATGCTCTAAGCGCCCCTCTCGGAGCCCGACCCTCCCCTCGGCGGGGGTGCAGCGCAGCGCCGAACGAGAAAGGCCCCGGCTCTTCCGAGCCGGGGCCTTTTTCATGTCGCGGGTCCGGAAAGGAGCGGCCGATTACTCGGCCGCCGCCGGGGGCAGCTCGCTGAGTTCGGCGGCGTTGGCCGCGTTCTCGGCGGAGCGCTGCTGAAGGATCAGGTTGTCACGGCGGCGCGCGATGGAGCGGATGTCCGCCGCGAGCGAGCCGGTGCCGGCCGGGATGAGCGAGCCGACGATGACGTTCTCCTTCAGGCCGTCCAAGGTATCGACCTTGCCGTTGACCGCCGCCTCCGTGAGGACGCGGGTGGTCTCCTGGAACGAGGCCGCCGAGATGAACGACTTCGTCTGCAGCGACGCCTTGGTGATGCCGAGCAGGACGGGCACGCCCTGGATCGGCTTCTTGCCCTCGGCGAGGAGCTTCTCGTTGAAGTCGGCCAGTTCGGTGCGGTCGATCTGATCGCCCGTGAGGATGTCGGAGTCGCCGCCGTCGGTGATTTCCACCTTCTGCAGCATCTGCCGGACGATGACCTCGATGTGCTTGTCGTTGATCGACACGCCCTGGAGCCGGTAGACCTCCTGGATCTCGTTGACGAGGTAGGCGGCAAGCTCCTCCACGCCCTTGATCGCCAGGATGTCGTGCGGCGCCGGGTTGCCGTCGACGATGTAGTCGCCGAGTTCCACCACGTCCCCGTCCTGCAAGTGGATGTGCTTGCCCTTCGGGATCAGGTACTCGACGGCATCAGAGCCGTCATGCGGCGTCAGCGTCAGACGACGCTTGTTCTTGTAGTCGCGGCCGAAGGCGATCGAGCCCGACTTCTCGGCGATGATCGCCGCATCCTTCGGACGACGCGCCTCGAACAGCTCCGCCACCCGCGGCAGACCGCCAGTGATGTCGCGGGTCTTGGCCGAGTCCGTCGAGACACGGGCGAGCACGTCGCCGGCCCGCACCTTCGCACCCGGATCGAGACCGATGATGGCATCGACCGGCAGGTAGTAGCGGGCGTCCGAACCGCGGGCCAGCTTCACCGGCTTGCCGTCCTGATCCAGCACGAGCATGGCCGGCTTCAGGTCGGAGGTGCGGGACGAACCGCGCCAGTCGATGACGACGCGCTTGGCGATGCCGGTCGACTCGTCGGTGGTCTCGGTGATGGACTGGCCATCATAGAGATCCTCGTACCCGACGATGCCGTCCACCTCGGCGACGATCGGACGGGTGTAGGGGTCCCACTCCGCGATCCGCTGGCCGCGCTTGATCGTGTCGCCCTCGTCGACGCGCACACGGGCACCGTATTGCAGGCGGTGCACCGCCCGCTCGGTCCCGTCCGGCCCGACGATCACCACCGCGACCGAACGGCCGGTAGCGATGAGGTCGCCGTCCGAGTTCTTGGCCAGCGACCGGTTGCGGATCTTGATCGTGCCCTCGAAGCTCGACTCGACGAAGGACGAATCCGCGATCTGCGCCGCACCGCCGATGTGGAAGGTACGCATGGTGAGCTGGGTGCCCGGCTCGCCGATCGACTGCGCCGCGATGACGCCGACAGCCTCGCCCATGTTGACGGGCGTGCCGCGGGCCAGATCGCGCCCGTAGCAGGTGGCGCAGACGCCGCTCTTGGTCTGGCAGACCAGCACCGAGCGGATCTTCACCTCCTGGATGCCGGCGGCGTTGATCGCCGGCAGGTGACGCTCCTCGATCGTCTCGTTCGTCTTGACGATGACGGTGCCGTCCTGCGCCACCAGATCCTCGGCCGTGGCGCGGCCCAGGATACGGATGGAGAGCGGGGCGACGACCTGGCCGGCATCGATGATGGCGCGCATCTTGATGCCGTTGGTCGTGCCGCAATCGACCTCGCGGATGACCGCGTCCTGCGCCACGTCGACCAGACGACGCGTCAGGTAGCCCGAGTTCGCGGTCTTCAACGCCGTGTCCGCGAGACCCTTACGGGCGCCGTGGGTGGAGTTGAAGTACTCGAGAACGTCGAGGCCTTCCTTGAAGTTCGAGATGATCGGCGTCTCGATGATCTCACCCGAAGGCTTGGCCATGAGGCCACGCATCGCCGCGAGCTGCTTCATCTGCGCGGGCGAACCACGGGCGCCCGAGTGGCTCATCATGTAGATCGAGTTGACCTGCTTGTCGGCCCCGTTCTCGTCCTTCTGGACGGCGGAGATCCGGCCCATCATCTCGGCGGCGAGCTTGTCCGAGCACTTGGCCCAGGCATCGACGACCTTGTTGTACTTCTCGCCCTGGGTGATCAGGCCGTCGTTGTACTGCTGCTCGTAATCCTTCACGAGCGTGCGGGTGTCCTCGACGATCGACCACTTGTTCTCCGGCACGACCATGTCGTCCTTGCCGAACGAGATGCCGGCCTTGAACGCGTGGCTGAAGCCGAGCGCCATGATGCGGTCGCAGAAGATCACCGACTCCTTCTGACCGCAGTGGCGGTAGACGGTGTCGATCATCGCCGAGATCTCCTTCTTCGTCATCAGCTTGTTGACGACGTCGAAGGGCACCTTCGGGTGCATCGGCAGCACACCGGACAGGATCACGCGGCCCGGCGTGGTGTCGTAGATCCGGGACACGGGCTCGCCATCGGGGCCGAGGCCGCGCCAGCGCCACTTGATCTTCGAGTGCAGCGAGACGGACTTGGCCGCGAGCGCGTGCTCGAGCTGACCGATATCGCCGAACACACCCTGCATCGGGTTGTTCTTGTCGTCGGCCTTGTGCTCGCCGACCGAGCCGTCGGCGACGATCGAGAGGTAGTAGAGGCCCAGCACGATGTCCTGCGAAGGCACGATGATCGGCTGACCATTGGCCGGGTGCAGGATGTTGTTGGTCGACATCATCAGGACGCGCGCCTCCAACTGAGCCTCGAGGCTCAGGGGAACGTGCACGGCCATCTGGTCGCCGTCGAAGTCGGCGTTGAACGCGGCGCAGACCAGCGGGTGAAGCTGGATCGCCTTGCCCTCGATCAGCTTCGGCTCGAACGCCTGGATGCCGAGGCGGTGCAGCGTCGGCGCGCGGTTGAGCATGACGGGATGCTCGCGGATGACCTCATCCAGGATATCCCAAACCTCGGGCTTCTCCTTCTCGACGAGCTTCTTCGCCTGCTTGACGGTGGCGGAGAAACCCTTGGCGTCGAGGCGCGCGTAGATGAACGGCTTGAACAGCTCGAGCGCCATCTTCTTCGGCAGGCCGCACTGGTGCAGCTTCAGCTCGGGACCGACGACGATGACCGAACGGCCGGAGTAATCGACGCGCTTGCCGAGCAGGTTCTGACGGAAGCGGCCCTGCTTGCCCTTCAGCATGTCGGCGAGCGACTTCAGCGGGCGCTTGTTGGCACCCGTGATGACGCGGCCGCGGCGGCCGTTGTCGAACAGCGCATCGACCGCTTCCTGAAGCATGCGCTTCTCGTTGCGGATGATGATGTCCGGCGCGCGCAGCTCGATCAGCCGCTTGAGGCGGTTGTTGCGGTTGATGACGCGGCGATAGAGGTCGTTGAGGTCGGACGTGGCGAAGCGGCCGCCGTCCAGCGGGACCAGCGGGCGCAGGTCCGGCGGGATGACGGGCACGACCGTCAGGATCATCCACTCGGGCTTGTTGCCCGAGAGCTGGAACGCCTCGATGATCTTGAGGCGCTTCATCAGCTTCTTGGGCTTCAGCTCGGAGGTCGTCGTCGCGATCTCCTCCTTGAGCGACGTCGCGATGCCCTCGAGGTCGAGTTCCATCAGGATGCGCCGGATCGCCTCGGCGCCGATCATCGCCGTGAACGAATCCTCGCCGTACTCCTCCTGCGCGCGCAGGTACTCTTCCTCTGAGAGGAGCTGACGC from the Methylorubrum extorquens genome contains:
- a CDS encoding Transglycosylase-associated protein, with product MPEDGPVAQARIFWTVPHFPRQPASSLARLSSEYGQVFRPELQIDDDFRGWDDMEILWTIIIGFVAGIIAKFIMPGDKEPSGFILTTILGIVGAFVATFIGQAVGWYGPNEGARFIGSIVGACVVLAIYGFIAGRTSSRSL
- a CDS encoding conserved protein of unknown function (Evidence 4 : Unknown function but conserved in other organisms); this encodes MTIERYETGPRMSQAVAHGDLVFLAGQVAADVVGTGVTAQTQQILEQIDRLLMATGSDKARILSATVYLADIGSFAEMNAAWDAWVDKGNPPARATVEARLAGPEYLVEIVVTAVRGKS
- the potF gene encoding putrescine transporter subunit: periplasmic-binding component of ABC superfamily (Evidence 2b : Function from indirect experimental evidences (e.g. phenotypes); PubMedId : 8416922, 9298646, 9651355; Product type t : transporter), whose translation is MIRRLLLGGLAALPLLLSAGGVRAEERVVNIYNWSDYIDPKVLDDFTKETGIKVVYDTYDNNEILETKLLAGKSGYDIVVPSGPFLQRLIKAGVFLPLDKAKIPNLKHAWPEISTRLQAYDPGNAFAVDYMWGTTGIGVNVSAVRERLGANAPLNSWSLVLNPGSIAKLKDCGVMLLDSPEDLIPSILPFYGFKSDSKRWDDITAVTDALYKVRGAVRKFHSSEYVNGLANGDVCLAVGYSGDVMQAKKRAEESKNGLEIAYFIPKEGALMWFDAFAIPKDAAHPAEAHAFIDYMMRPEVAAANTNFVSFANGNLAARKLVKPELLNNPGIYPDETTMQRLSVNTAWNDSTQRFVTRAWTRVRTGR
- the rpoC gene encoding RNA polymerase, beta prime subunit (Evidence 2a : Function from experimental evidences in other organisms; PubMedId : 6287430; Product type e : enzyme) encodes the protein MNQEVMNLFNQQAQPQSFDQIKISISSPEKILSWSYGEIKKPETINYRTFKPERDGLFCARIFGPIKDYECLCGKYKRMKYKGVICEKCGVEVTLARVRRDRMGHIELAAPVAHIWFLKSLPSRIGLLLDMALKDLERILYFESYVVIEPGLTPLKERQLLSEEEYLRAQEEYGEDSFTAMIGAEAIRRILMELDLEGIATSLKEEIATTTSELKPKKLMKRLKIIEAFQLSGNKPEWMILTVVPVIPPDLRPLVPLDGGRFATSDLNDLYRRVINRNNRLKRLIELRAPDIIIRNEKRMLQEAVDALFDNGRRGRVITGANKRPLKSLADMLKGKQGRFRQNLLGKRVDYSGRSVIVVGPELKLHQCGLPKKMALELFKPFIYARLDAKGFSATVKQAKKLVEKEKPEVWDILDEVIREHPVMLNRAPTLHRLGIQAFEPKLIEGKAIQLHPLVCAAFNADFDGDQMAVHVPLSLEAQLEARVLMMSTNNILHPANGQPIIVPSQDIVLGLYYLSIVADGSVGEHKADDKNNPMQGVFGDIGQLEHALAAKSVSLHSKIKWRWRGLGPDGEPVSRIYDTTPGRVILSGVLPMHPKVPFDVVNKLMTKKEISAMIDTVYRHCGQKESVIFCDRIMALGFSHAFKAGISFGKDDMVVPENKWSIVEDTRTLVKDYEQQYNDGLITQGEKYNKVVDAWAKCSDKLAAEMMGRISAVQKDENGADKQVNSIYMMSHSGARGSPAQMKQLAAMRGLMAKPSGEIIETPIISNFKEGLDVLEYFNSTHGARKGLADTALKTANSGYLTRRLVDVAQDAVIREVDCGTTNGIKMRAIIDAGQVVAPLSIRILGRATAEDLVAQDGTVIVKTNETIEERHLPAINAAGIQEVKIRSVLVCQTKSGVCATCYGRDLARGTPVNMGEAVGVIAAQSIGEPGTQLTMRTFHIGGAAQIADSSFVESSFEGTIKIRNRSLAKNSDGDLIATGRSVAVVIVGPDGTERAVHRLQYGARVRVDEGDTIKRGQRIAEWDPYTRPIVAEVDGIVGYEDLYDGQSITETTDESTGIAKRVVIDWRGSSRTSDLKPAMLVLDQDGKPVKLARGSDARYYLPVDAIIGLDPGAKVRAGDVLARVSTDSAKTRDITGGLPRVAELFEARRPKDAAIIAEKSGSIAFGRDYKNKRRLTLTPHDGSDAVEYLIPKGKHIHLQDGDVVELGDYIVDGNPAPHDILAIKGVEELAAYLVNEIQEVYRLQGVSINDKHIEVIVRQMLQKVEITDGGDSDILTGDQIDRTELADFNEKLLAEGKKPIQGVPVLLGITKASLQTKSFISAASFQETTRVLTEAAVNGKVDTLDGLKENVIVGSLIPAGTGSLAADIRSIARRRDNLILQQRSAENAANAAELSELPPAAAE